The Firmicutes bacterium CAG:345 genome window below encodes:
- a CDS encoding unknown (no significant homology to UniProt) has product MSITKIKTLAVLLLASSGLMLTSCSSSDSDWAYPSNKTENVVSGDNLPSDLSYNDFETFYDSITSGTTMYSRAVNEILYRIAKDEVDFDGGFLSQEFLQKKIDEALLAEVSGGTYDTNYKFDENRLVRSLESRMYTIGNKDKAKSGFVITPDMKVSDILGCDYTDYIERAIKPGIYRQALVAKYIYNERYSTIGSTYARKVKVVSITDRSDKKGSAVNTIQAFIDTYIASADATDEQRDLSNLARIWIGTNLTTEDEAFIAENGLVTLKNQITDEVAKIDLQNPRLSDKSLESKYTNSYTYSVEKGERLAIDSLSRTDLVQDGYFLRSNGLSSLPDSVKNRVFSTNYNLDANSSSKDVTLTVNNHRYVTPSITLNSDNLFDSIVHYDSSSSTYYIVEVFDVINSSALKVNDSDSDEVKADKKARAEEIAYELADGSSLTTDSTIYWLKNKNITYTNNDFYDYVKETYPDVFEDD; this is encoded by the coding sequence ATGTCAATTACTAAAATTAAAACTCTTGCAGTTTTATTACTTGCAAGTAGCGGTTTAATGCTTACTAGCTGTTCTTCTTCTGACAGCGATTGGGCTTATCCTTCTAATAAAACAGAAAATGTTGTTTCTGGTGACAACTTACCTAGTGATTTATCATATAATGACTTTGAAACTTTCTATGATTCCATTACAAGTGGTACAACAATGTATTCACGTGCTGTTAATGAAATCTTATATCGTATAGCTAAAGATGAAGTCGATTTCGATGGTGGCTTCTTAAGTCAAGAATTCTTACAAAAGAAAATTGATGAAGCTCTTTTAGCCGAAGTATCTGGTGGTACATACGATACAAATTATAAATTTGATGAAAATCGTTTAGTTCGTTCACTCGAATCTAGAATGTATACAATTGGAAATAAGGATAAAGCAAAATCCGGATTTGTTATCACTCCTGATATGAAAGTCAGTGATATTCTTGGTTGTGATTACACCGATTATATTGAAAGAGCAATTAAACCTGGCATTTATCGTCAAGCTTTAGTCGCCAAATATATTTATAATGAAAGATATTCAACAATTGGTAGCACATATGCTCGTAAAGTTAAGGTTGTATCAATTACTGATCGTTCTGACAAAAAAGGAAGTGCTGTAAATACAATTCAAGCTTTCATCGACACATATATTGCTTCTGCTGATGCTACTGATGAACAACGCGATTTATCTAATTTAGCAAGAATTTGGATCGGTACAAATTTAACAACTGAAGATGAAGCCTTTATTGCTGAAAATGGTTTGGTTACTTTAAAAAATCAAATTACAGATGAAGTTGCTAAGATTGATTTGCAAAATCCACGTCTTTCTGATAAGAGTTTAGAATCTAAATACACCAATTCTTATACTTATTCAGTTGAAAAAGGTGAAAGATTAGCTATTGATTCTTTAAGTAGAACAGATTTAGTACAAGATGGATATTTCCTCCGTTCTAATGGATTATCTAGCTTACCAGATAGTGTTAAAAATCGTGTTTTCTCTACAAACTATAATTTAGATGCTAATTCCAGTTCTAAGGATGTTACTTTAACTGTTAATAATCATCGTTATGTCACACCTTCTATCACATTAAATAGTGATAACTTGTTTGACTCAATTGTTCATTATGATAGTAGTTCAAGCACTTATTATATCGTTGAAGTATTTGATGTAATTAATTCTTCTGCTTTAAAAGTTAACGATTCAGATTCTGATGAAGTTAAAGCTGATAAAAAAGCAAGAGCCGAAGAAATTGCTTATGAATTAGCAGATGGCTCTTCTTTAACTACTGATTCAACAATTTATTGGTTAAAGAATAAAAATATTACATATACAAATAATGATTTCTACGATTACGTTAAAGAAACTTATCCTGACGTTTTCGAAGATGATTAA
- a CDS encoding putative uncharacterized protein (product inferred by homology to UniProt), producing the protein MNYDDNCIFCKIGRKEITSAIVYEDDEVLAFLDVNPVSKGHTLVVTKEHFKNFNEVPKNLISKVFSVAQMISQAQIMELHAAGCNILTNINEAAGQTVMHFHVHVIPRYDQTDGFNLDFTPKAIGTFNLPIVAGDLKKGL; encoded by the coding sequence ATGAACTATGATGATAACTGCATTTTTTGCAAAATTGGTCGAAAAGAAATAACTTCAGCTATTGTTTATGAAGATGATGAAGTTTTAGCTTTTTTAGATGTTAATCCTGTGAGTAAAGGCCATACTTTAGTTGTAACAAAGGAACATTTTAAAAACTTTAATGAGGTTCCAAAAAATTTAATCAGTAAAGTTTTTTCTGTTGCACAGATGATTAGTCAAGCTCAAATAATGGAACTTCATGCAGCTGGATGCAATATTTTGACAAATATAAATGAAGCTGCTGGACAAACAGTAATGCATTTTCATGTTCATGTTATACCAAGATATGATCAAACTGACGGATTTAATCTTGATTTTACCCCAAAGGCAATTGGAACATTTAATTTGCCGATTGTAGCTGGTGATTTGAAAAAAGGATTATAA
- a CDS encoding feS assembly ATPase SufC (product inferred by homology to UniProt): MNKLVFENIAIEAGNKKILKNVNLTIEKGDVLALVGPNGQGKSTLLNALMGNTEYKITEGHIYLDDIDITNLSPDEKSRLGIFMAFQNPPEIEGVPSMDFFKLAINAHREKPISLFEYYKMLEKGYQDVNLDSSMKERSLNLNFSGGEKKRNEILQMNLLKPEIALLDEIDSGLDIDAFKLIAENILRMKEENGTTFVVVSHYDKLYKMLKPNKTAVVMNGTIPVVSDGSLAINIAEYGYSYFEKEYNIKLQKKDDAPIALATCAVKKTK, from the coding sequence ATGAATAAATTAGTATTTGAAAATATAGCTATTGAAGCAGGTAATAAAAAAATACTTAAAAATGTAAATTTAACCATTGAAAAAGGCGATGTTTTAGCACTTGTTGGTCCAAATGGACAAGGAAAAAGTACATTGCTTAACGCTTTGATGGGAAATACGGAATATAAAATTACGGAAGGTCATATCTATTTAGATGATATTGATATTACAAATTTATCCCCAGATGAAAAAAGTCGCTTAGGTATATTTATGGCGTTTCAAAATCCACCAGAAATTGAAGGAGTTCCTTCGATGGATTTTTTTAAGCTTGCAATTAATGCACATCGTGAAAAACCAATTTCACTTTTTGAATATTATAAAATGTTAGAAAAAGGCTATCAAGATGTTAATCTTGATTCAAGTATGAAAGAAAGAAGCTTGAATTTAAATTTTTCTGGTGGTGAAAAAAAGAGAAACGAAATTTTGCAAATGAATTTACTTAAACCTGAGATAGCGCTTTTGGATGAAATTGATTCTGGACTAGACATAGATGCTTTTAAACTCATCGCTGAAAATATTTTACGGATGAAGGAAGAAAATGGTACAACTTTTGTTGTTGTTTCTCATTATGACAAGCTTTATAAAATGCTTAAACCAAATAAAACAGCAGTTGTTATGAATGGAACAATTCCAGTAGTTAGCGATGGTTCTTTAGCTATTAATATTGCTGAATATGGTTATTCCTATTTTGAAAAAGAATACAATATTAAACTTCAAAAGAAAGATGATGCACCGATTGCTTTAGCAACTTGTGCAGTGAAGAAAACAAAATGA
- a CDS encoding sufB/sufD domain protein (product inferred by homology to UniProt) yields MIVKRENELFIPQMDENLDKTYEVEDELIVNMILNGKEKQDINLFFNVYDNAKLKIVIFDFARHNIETKLHINALENTDVRVYLATSAKKTDIKHFEINVDNKMPRSYSLVKMYGTNEDQAKIVFDGVTRIYKGAKKCNVRQEGRIIDFDENVDSSVSPSLCIDENDIQASHGAILGQIPTSTLFYLTSRGLTIEEAQKLLSNGYFIPLRKEIDSEVVGEIVDSLLENL; encoded by the coding sequence ATGATTGTTAAAAGAGAAAATGAGCTTTTCATCCCACAGATGGATGAAAATTTAGATAAAACATATGAAGTTGAAGATGAATTAATTGTCAACATGATTTTAAACGGAAAAGAAAAACAAGATATTAATCTTTTCTTTAACGTTTATGATAATGCAAAATTAAAAATTGTCATTTTCGATTTTGCTCGCCATAATATTGAAACTAAACTCCATATTAACGCTTTAGAAAATACTGATGTACGTGTTTATTTAGCAACTTCTGCTAAAAAGACAGATATAAAACATTTTGAAATTAATGTAGATAATAAAATGCCGCGCAGCTATTCTTTGGTCAAAATGTATGGTACTAATGAAGACCAAGCTAAAATTGTTTTTGATGGGGTAACAAGAATATACAAAGGTGCTAAAAAATGTAATGTCCGTCAAGAAGGAAGAATTATTGATTTTGATGAAAATGTTGATTCAAGTGTTTCACCATCATTATGCATTGATGAAAATGATATTCAAGCTAGTCATGGTGCTATTTTAGGTCAAATTCCAACTTCGACATTATTTTATTTAACTTCTAGAGGATTAACTATTGAAGAAGCACAAAAATTGCTTTCTAATGGTTATTTTATTCCTCTTAGAAAAGAAATCGATTCTGAAGTAGTTGGAGAAATTGTCGATTCTTTATTGGAGAATTTATAG
- a CDS encoding cysteine desulfurase (product inferred by homology to UniProt) — protein MIDVKKIREDFPMYKNFHPKNGYPLTYLDNAATTFKPWDVIKAEEAYYTSFTANSHRGDYELAHDVDVMFENARETTRKFINAKLPSEICFTSGASMSLNLIAYGLAHILKPGDEIILSEAEHASNVLPWFGIAKNTGAIIKYAPLDPNKGIVTPENLLKVINSKTKIVALAEVTNVLGGLNDSKTLAKIAHQYNALFVVDGAQSVPHVKIDVQDMDCDFLAFSGHKLCGPTGIGVMYGKYELLKDMPPLLSGGGMNTRFDTCGDILLQKPPLKFEAGTQNIAGVLGLEAAIKYIEKIGIDNIQEHEHKLHEFAISELSKLDNVTIYNPYASTGIITFNINGVFAQDAATYLGSKGVFVRSGQHCAKILMDFLKTSATVRASTYFYNDEEDIKRLVGACKNGGNFLDAYFI, from the coding sequence ATGATTGATGTAAAAAAAATACGTGAAGATTTTCCAATGTATAAAAATTTTCACCCTAAAAATGGCTATCCTTTAACATATTTAGATAACGCCGCAACAACATTTAAACCATGGGATGTTATCAAAGCTGAAGAAGCGTATTACACAAGTTTTACCGCTAATTCTCATCGCGGTGATTATGAGCTTGCTCATGATGTTGATGTGATGTTTGAAAATGCCAGAGAAACAACCAGAAAGTTTATCAACGCAAAATTACCTTCTGAAATTTGTTTTACTTCTGGCGCAAGCATGAGTTTAAATTTGATTGCTTATGGACTTGCTCATATTTTAAAACCAGGTGATGAAATAATTTTAAGTGAAGCGGAACATGCTTCAAATGTTTTGCCTTGGTTTGGAATAGCTAAAAATACTGGTGCTATTATTAAATATGCTCCTTTAGATCCAAATAAGGGAATTGTAACTCCGGAAAATTTATTAAAAGTAATTAACTCTAAAACAAAAATTGTAGCTCTTGCTGAAGTTACAAATGTTTTAGGTGGATTAAATGATTCCAAAACATTAGCTAAAATTGCTCATCAATATAACGCTCTTTTTGTAGTAGATGGGGCACAAAGTGTTCCACATGTCAAAATTGATGTCCAAGATATGGATTGTGATTTTCTCGCTTTCTCTGGACATAAATTATGTGGTCCAACTGGAATTGGTGTTATGTATGGAAAATACGAACTTTTGAAAGATATGCCACCTTTACTTTCTGGTGGTGGAATGAACACAAGATTTGATACCTGTGGGGATATTCTTTTACAAAAACCTCCGCTTAAATTTGAAGCTGGAACACAAAATATAGCTGGTGTTCTTGGCTTAGAAGCTGCGATTAAATATATTGAAAAAATAGGAATAGATAATATACAAGAACATGAGCATAAACTTCATGAATTTGCTATAAGTGAATTATCTAAATTAGATAATGTAACAATCTATAATCCTTATGCTTCAACAGGTATAATAACATTTAATATAAATGGAGTTTTTGCTCAGGATGCTGCTACTTATTTAGGCTCTAAAGGCGTTTTTGTTCGCAGTGGTCAACATTGTGCAAAAATATTGATGGATTTTTTAAAGACTTCAGCTACGGTTCGTGCTTCTACATATTTTTACAATGATGAAGAAGATATCAAACGTCTTGTTGGAGCGTGTAAAAACGGAGGTAATTTTCTCGATGCCTATTTCATTTAG
- a CDS encoding putative uncharacterized protein (product inferred by homology to UniProt), translating into MPISFSPLQMREIIMEHYQYPRNIEDKSQDKDYITVHMDSASCIDDIYVSVKIVEDKIVDCKWHYSDCCAISRASTSIMSELVIGKTIEEAKDIMDNFNNMLNEKDYDSDLLEEACCFKNTSAQPSRIGCATIGWRGFWNAVLEIQNGKR; encoded by the coding sequence ATGCCTATTTCATTTAGTCCTCTCCAAATGAGAGAAATAATTATGGAACATTATCAATATCCACGAAATATTGAGGATAAAAGTCAAGATAAGGACTATATAACAGTTCATATGGATTCGGCTTCTTGTATCGATGATATCTATGTTTCAGTAAAAATAGTTGAAGATAAAATTGTAGATTGCAAATGGCATTATTCAGATTGCTGTGCAATAAGTCGTGCATCTACTTCAATTATGTCAGAATTAGTTATAGGAAAAACTATTGAAGAAGCAAAAGATATTATGGATAATTTCAATAATATGCTCAATGAGAAAGATTATGATTCTGATCTTCTTGAGGAAGCTTGTTGTTTTAAAAATACCTCTGCTCAACCTAGCCGAATTGGCTGTGCAACAATAGGTTGGCGCGGTTTTTGGAATGCAGTATTGGAGATTCAAAATGGAAAAAGATAA
- a CDS encoding putative uncharacterized protein (product inferred by homology to UniProt), translating to MEKDNFFIDDKANFKDEDVSIFKTGKGLNENVIREISRIKNEPEFMLELRLKAYHEFERHPNPKFGPDLSFIDFDDYTYYTKIADKVASDWEEVPDTVRSTFNKLGIPEAEQKFLAGVSTQYESETVYSNMLKEVEDKGVIFLDTDTALKTYPELFKKYFGKLVPYTDNKYAALNTACWSGGAVIYVPKGVKLEKPLQSYFRINNVRSGQFERTLIIVDDDASLNYVEGCTAPQYSEDSLHAAVVEIFVGKRAKCRYSTIQNWSTNILNLVTQRAQVEEDGLMEWVDGNVGSGTNMKYPCCVLKGDRAKGSCISIAVAGKNQFQDAGAKMIHIGKNTSSTIISKSIVKEGGRANYRGLAKINKNASHSNSHIECDTLMLDEKSFSDTIPENIVNNNSSFIEHEASVSKLDEGKMFYLMSRGLSEKDAKHLLVMGFIEPFSKELPMEYAVELNQLIKLDMEGSIG from the coding sequence ATGGAAAAAGATAATTTTTTTATAGATGACAAAGCTAATTTCAAAGATGAAGACGTATCTATTTTCAAGACTGGTAAAGGTTTAAATGAAAATGTTATACGTGAGATATCGAGAATAAAAAATGAACCTGAATTCATGCTAGAATTGCGTTTAAAAGCTTATCATGAATTTGAAAGACATCCTAATCCTAAATTTGGACCTGACCTTTCTTTTATTGATTTTGATGATTATACATATTATACAAAAATTGCTGATAAAGTTGCTTCAGATTGGGAAGAAGTTCCAGATACTGTTAGATCAACCTTTAATAAATTAGGAATTCCTGAAGCTGAACAAAAGTTTTTAGCTGGTGTTTCAACTCAATATGAAAGTGAAACTGTCTATTCTAATATGTTGAAGGAAGTAGAAGATAAAGGTGTTATATTCCTTGATACCGATACTGCATTAAAAACATATCCAGAACTTTTCAAAAAATATTTTGGCAAATTAGTGCCATATACTGATAATAAATATGCTGCTTTAAATACAGCTTGTTGGTCTGGGGGTGCTGTTATTTATGTTCCAAAAGGGGTTAAATTAGAGAAACCTTTACAATCTTATTTCCGTATCAATAATGTTCGATCTGGACAATTTGAAAGGACATTAATTATTGTTGATGATGATGCATCTTTAAATTATGTTGAAGGTTGTACCGCACCGCAATATTCTGAAGATTCTTTGCATGCTGCTGTTGTTGAAATATTTGTTGGTAAAAGAGCAAAATGCCGTTATTCAACTATTCAAAACTGGTCAACGAATATATTAAACTTGGTTACACAAAGAGCACAAGTTGAAGAAGATGGATTGATGGAATGGGTTGATGGTAATGTTGGTTCTGGAACTAATATGAAATATCCTTGCTGTGTTTTAAAAGGTGATCGTGCAAAAGGAAGTTGTATTTCTATCGCTGTAGCAGGAAAAAATCAATTTCAAGATGCTGGTGCTAAGATGATTCATATCGGCAAGAATACTTCTTCTACAATTATTTCAAAGTCGATAGTTAAAGAAGGCGGAAGAGCTAATTATCGCGGACTTGCTAAGATAAATAAGAATGCTTCACATTCTAATTCACATATTGAATGCGATACTTTAATGCTTGATGAAAAATCTTTTTCTGATACTATTCCAGAAAATATAGTAAATAATAATAGCTCATTTATTGAACATGAAGCTTCTGTTAGTAAACTTGATGAGGGAAAGATGTTTTATCTAATGAGCCGTGGCCTTTCAGAAAAAGATGCTAAACATCTATTGGTAATGGGATTTATTGAACCATTTTCGAAAGAATTACCGATGGAATATGCTGTTGAATTAAATCAACTTATTAAACTTGATATGGAAGGTAGCATTGGATGA
- a CDS encoding tRNA uridine 5-carboxymethylaminomethyl modification enzyme MnmG (product inferred by homology to UniProt), whose protein sequence is MKFDIVVVGGGHAGSEASHAASTMGLKTCMFFMSFSHVGNMPCNPSIGGSAKGIVVKEIDALGGIMGKVADQNALQYKMLNLSKGPGVHALRAQADKITYPKGILKALQETPNLTLIEQEVVDIIVENGKIGGVLLKDGTKVECKAVILTTGTYMEADILRGSSRIPEGPDGDKRSTGLSPNLKKHGISLFRLKTGTPQRIKKDSIDYSVLEPQYGSNLPLAFSFDTKEYLPLEKQIPCYLTYTNSITHKIILDNLDKSAMYGGYVKGIGPRYCPSIEDKIVRFKDKERHQLFLEPESIYTDSIYLQGFSTSMPIDVQEKMVHSLKGLENAEILKYAYAIEYDAIEPMQFDKSLALRNIKGLYGAGQIIGTSGYEEAAALGLMAGINAALYVKGEEPFILNRHEAYIGVMIDDLVTKGTKEPYRLLSSRSEYRLLTRSDNALSRLFEKGYKLGLNSEERAKRFANREEKITIWKDFVKKTHVGKNEELLNLLKTKEITFVEPGSKSLEDLIKSKAITYDEIKNIFPALPELTYDESLSMMIDIQYVGYIDLEKREAERMMVAENYPLPLDIDYMKIEGISMEAREKLNIIKPHNIGEASRITNVHPADINVLLLYLKTHVK, encoded by the coding sequence ATGAAATTCGATATTGTAGTTGTTGGCGGTGGACATGCGGGAAGTGAAGCTAGTCATGCTGCTAGTACTATGGGATTAAAAACATGCATGTTTTTCATGTCTTTTTCTCATGTTGGAAATATGCCGTGTAATCCGTCAATTGGCGGTAGTGCTAAAGGAATAGTTGTTAAAGAGATTGATGCTCTTGGCGGAATAATGGGAAAAGTTGCAGATCAAAACGCCTTGCAGTATAAAATGCTTAATCTTTCAAAAGGCCCAGGTGTTCATGCTCTTAGAGCACAAGCAGATAAGATTACATATCCAAAAGGTATTTTAAAAGCTCTCCAGGAAACTCCTAATTTAACTTTGATTGAACAAGAGGTTGTAGATATTATTGTTGAAAATGGAAAAATAGGGGGTGTTTTATTAAAAGATGGCACTAAAGTTGAATGCAAAGCTGTTATTTTAACTACAGGCACTTATATGGAAGCTGATATTTTACGTGGCTCAAGTCGAATACCTGAAGGACCTGATGGAGATAAAAGAAGTACAGGATTATCACCAAATTTAAAAAAACACGGCATCAGTTTATTCAGATTAAAAACAGGTACTCCTCAAAGGATAAAAAAAGATAGCATAGATTATTCTGTTTTAGAACCACAGTATGGTTCAAATTTACCATTGGCTTTTAGTTTTGATACTAAAGAATATTTACCTTTGGAAAAACAAATACCTTGTTATTTAACATATACAAATTCCATTACCCATAAAATAATTCTTGATAACCTTGATAAAAGTGCAATGTATGGTGGATATGTAAAAGGAATAGGACCGCGATATTGTCCTAGCATTGAAGATAAAATTGTTCGTTTTAAAGACAAAGAAAGACATCAATTGTTTTTGGAACCTGAATCAATATATACTGATTCTATTTATCTTCAGGGTTTTTCTACTTCTATGCCGATAGATGTTCAAGAAAAGATGGTTCATTCTTTAAAAGGTTTGGAGAATGCTGAAATATTAAAATATGCATATGCAATTGAATATGATGCAATAGAACCTATGCAATTTGATAAATCACTGGCTTTACGAAACATTAAAGGATTATATGGTGCCGGACAGATTATTGGAACTTCTGGTTATGAGGAAGCTGCTGCCTTAGGCTTGATGGCAGGAATAAATGCTGCGTTATATGTAAAAGGGGAAGAACCTTTTATACTTAATAGACATGAAGCTTACATTGGCGTTATGATTGATGATTTAGTGACAAAAGGAACTAAAGAACCTTATCGTCTTTTATCATCACGTTCTGAATATCGCCTTTTAACTCGTAGTGATAATGCTTTATCGCGTCTTTTTGAAAAAGGTTATAAACTGGGCTTAAATAGTGAAGAACGTGCTAAAAGATTTGCTAATCGAGAGGAAAAAATTACTATTTGGAAAGACTTTGTCAAGAAAACACATGTCGGAAAAAATGAAGAACTTTTAAATTTATTAAAGACGAAAGAAATTACTTTTGTTGAACCTGGCAGTAAGAGCCTTGAAGATTTAATAAAAAGCAAGGCTATAACTTATGATGAAATAAAAAATATTTTTCCAGCTCTTCCCGAATTAACATATGATGAAAGTTTATCCATGATGATAGATATTCAATATGTAGGATACATCGATTTAGAAAAAAGAGAAGCTGAACGGATGATGGTCGCTGAAAATTATCCCTTACCACTAGATATAGATTATATGAAAATTGAAGGTATTTCTATGGAAGCAAGGGAAAAATTAAATATAATTAAACCTCATAATATTGGTGAAGCTAGTAGAATAACTAATGTTCATCCAGCTGATATTAATGTTTTGTTGCTCTATTTAAAAACGCATGTAAAATAA
- a CDS encoding aTPase AAA family (product inferred by homology to UniProt) has product MKQPLAFRMRPTSIDEVIGQEHLVGKNGFLRNCLESDVALSMILYGPSGCGKTTIAEAFAKSMNINFIKLNAVTSNKDEMMQAIKEAKLIPSIIMVDEVHRLNKDKQDLFLPYLEAGTFIFIGATTSNPILAINKAIRSRTRLLEVFPLKPQEILIGLKKALVSPNGLNNSRSFSDEALNYISKIAGGDLRYGYNILESASLSYTKNHLITEEDINSLNFSSNTLMDKDEDEHYDTVSALQKSIRGSDVDAAILYLGKMLSSGDLEGTIRRLLITAYEDIGLANPPAVDRCYNACQVALSSGLPEAMIPLGFTVVDLALSPKSKSAALAIENAYSFVKEKPIHVRSYLRYTPVDVDAEDRYPYDRPDIWENIIYMPENMEHLKFYYPERNSKYEQNIAQNYDRLKNIYKTNNLKELKKYHK; this is encoded by the coding sequence ATGAAACAACCACTAGCTTTTCGTATGAGACCTACTTCAATAGATGAAGTAATAGGTCAAGAACACCTTGTTGGAAAAAATGGATTTCTCAGAAATTGTTTAGAATCCGATGTCGCTTTAAGTATGATTTTATATGGTCCTTCTGGATGTGGCAAGACCACAATAGCCGAAGCTTTTGCTAAGAGTATGAATATAAATTTCATAAAGCTCAATGCTGTTACCAGCAATAAAGATGAAATGATGCAAGCAATTAAAGAAGCAAAGTTAATTCCTAGCATTATTATGGTGGATGAAGTCCATCGTTTAAATAAAGATAAACAGGATTTATTTTTACCATATTTAGAAGCAGGAACTTTTATTTTCATTGGTGCAACAACAAGCAACCCAATTTTAGCGATTAATAAAGCAATAAGATCTAGAACAAGATTATTGGAAGTATTTCCTTTAAAACCTCAAGAAATACTTATCGGACTTAAAAAAGCTCTAGTCAGTCCTAATGGTTTAAATAATTCTCGCTCTTTTTCTGATGAAGCGCTTAATTATATTTCTAAAATTGCTGGTGGTGATCTCCGTTATGGATATAATATTTTAGAGTCTGCTAGTTTGAGCTATACAAAAAATCATCTTATAACTGAAGAAGATATCAATTCTTTAAATTTTTCCTCTAATACACTTATGGATAAAGATGAAGACGAACATTATGATACTGTTTCCGCTTTACAAAAATCAATCCGCGGAAGCGATGTTGATGCAGCGATATTGTATCTTGGAAAAATGCTTTCTTCTGGCGATTTGGAAGGAACTATAAGAAGATTATTAATCACTGCTTATGAAGATATAGGATTAGCAAATCCTCCTGCTGTCGATCGCTGTTATAACGCTTGTCAAGTCGCTTTATCTTCTGGATTACCAGAAGCAATGATTCCTTTAGGTTTCACAGTAGTTGATTTAGCTTTATCTCCAAAATCCAAATCTGCTGCTTTGGCAATTGAAAATGCCTATTCTTTCGTTAAAGAGAAACCAATCCATGTCAGAAGTTATTTGCGCTATACTCCTGTTGATGTTGATGCTGAAGATAGATATCCTTATGATCGACCAGATATCTGGGAAAATATAATTTATATGCCCGAAAATATGGAACACTTAAAATTTTATTATCCTGAACGTAATTCTAAATACGAACAAAATATAGCTCAAAATTATGATCGTTTAAAAAATATTTATAAAACTAACAATTTAAAAGAACTAAAAAAATACCATAAATAA
- a CDS encoding d-tyrosyl-tRNA(Tyr) deacylase (product inferred by homology to UniProt) gives MRILVQVVKNAKVDVDGKTVGKIDKGELIFVGFKPGDSTKIVDKMIQKLLKLRIFFDGEKTNASLDQVNGKILSVSQFTLYANLKEGNRPSFSSCMNKDDAGKLYEYFQNELLKFRPDTEFGIFHADMEVSLLNDGPFTILLDSEELGYE, from the coding sequence ATGAGAATTTTAGTACAAGTAGTAAAAAATGCCAAAGTCGATGTCGATGGCAAAACTGTAGGAAAAATAGATAAAGGCGAATTGATTTTTGTTGGCTTTAAGCCAGGAGATTCTACAAAAATAGTTGATAAAATGATTCAAAAACTTTTGAAATTGAGAATATTTTTTGATGGAGAAAAAACTAATGCTTCATTAGATCAAGTTAATGGAAAAATTTTATCAGTTAGTCAATTTACTTTATATGCTAATTTAAAAGAAGGAAATAGACCTTCATTTAGTTCATGTATGAATAAAGATGATGCAGGAAAATTATATGAATATTTTCAAAATGAATTGCTGAAATTTAGACCTGATACAGAATTTGGGATTTTCCATGCTGATATGGAAGTTAGTTTGCTAAATGATGGACCTTTCACAATTTTACTGGATTCGGAGGAATTAGGTTATGAGTAA